The Caulifigura coniformis genome includes a region encoding these proteins:
- a CDS encoding RidA family protein, translating into MRRMILACLVLAAADVSGAEFSIRRLAPEASLARSGAVRVDHADLLYSTQFVATGEGPLSAQQQELLDRLAATLQSAGLKFDDIIKLNLYVRNEQDIADITAELSRRFNSSALPAVSWVVTTLPAADARLALDFVAAHNPAQPPLKLPESKAGQRLLSLIPAATRARAFISGQAEKGEGTVADSTKQTMASLFRTLKFLEMKPADVVQVKVFIAPMTQVQDSLGAVQAAFAPGDCPPVVFVEWKSPSLPVEIELVAATSEPQPFGRPVVEYLAPPELKHSPVYSRIARVQSPATIYFSGLYGSQADPDSEAELRDLFAQTKTLAEEAGSDLRHLLKATYYVSSKGSSDQHNKLRPEYYDPARPPAASKAIVTGVGRPGRTITWDMIAVPKGK; encoded by the coding sequence ATGCGACGAATGATTCTGGCTTGTCTCGTCCTGGCCGCCGCGGATGTCTCCGGCGCCGAGTTCTCCATCCGCCGCCTTGCCCCTGAGGCCTCCCTCGCGCGGAGCGGCGCCGTCCGTGTCGACCACGCGGACCTGCTGTACTCGACCCAGTTCGTCGCGACGGGCGAAGGCCCCCTGTCTGCGCAGCAACAGGAGCTCCTCGATCGGCTGGCGGCCACGCTCCAGTCTGCCGGCCTGAAGTTCGACGACATCATCAAGCTGAACCTGTATGTGCGGAACGAACAGGACATCGCCGATATCACGGCCGAACTGAGCCGCCGCTTCAATTCCAGCGCACTTCCGGCCGTGAGCTGGGTGGTGACGACGCTTCCGGCAGCCGATGCCCGGCTGGCGCTCGACTTCGTCGCGGCCCACAACCCTGCACAGCCGCCGCTGAAGCTGCCGGAATCGAAGGCCGGCCAGCGTTTGCTGTCGCTGATTCCTGCGGCGACCAGGGCGCGCGCATTCATCTCCGGACAGGCCGAGAAGGGGGAGGGCACGGTCGCGGATTCGACGAAGCAGACGATGGCCAGCCTGTTCCGCACGCTGAAGTTTCTCGAAATGAAGCCGGCTGACGTGGTGCAGGTGAAAGTCTTCATCGCGCCGATGACGCAGGTTCAGGACTCGCTCGGAGCGGTGCAGGCTGCATTTGCGCCGGGCGATTGTCCGCCAGTCGTATTCGTCGAATGGAAATCGCCTTCGCTGCCGGTCGAGATCGAACTGGTCGCGGCCACCAGCGAGCCGCAACCGTTCGGACGGCCTGTCGTGGAGTACCTCGCTCCGCCCGAACTGAAGCACTCGCCGGTCTACAGCCGGATCGCCCGCGTGCAGTCCCCAGCGACGATCTACTTTTCAGGTCTCTACGGAAGCCAGGCCGATCCCGACAGCGAGGCGGAACTCCGGGACCTGTTTGCGCAGACGAAAACTCTCGCCGAAGAGGCCGGCAGTGACCTCAGGCATCTCCTGAAGGCGACGTACTACGTCAGCTCGAAGGGAAGCAGCGACCAGCACAACAAGCTGCGGCCGGAGTACTACGACCCGGCCCGGCCTCCTGCGGCGTCCAAGGCGATCGTGACTGGAGTCGGCCGTCCGGGACGAACGATCACGTGGGACATGATCGCCGTGCCGAAAGGCAAATAG
- a CDS encoding TIM barrel protein, giving the protein MKHVTTHGLSRRNALKTAGLATVAALGGGPHVRSARAETPSGTPLKFGLGLVTYNVAKDWDLPTILKVCKASGVAAVELRTTHKHGVEPTLSAAERKDVKKRFEDSGIVCWGAGSTCEFHAADASVVKQNIETCKQFVDLVHDIGGKGVKVRPNGLRKDVPAEKTLEQIGKALIECGKAAEAQGVEIWMEVHGNPTQQPAHCKTIMEQCGHKSVGLTWNSNGPDVKDGSVKESFEMLWPWIKSCHINDLYKDGAGIYPYRELFSLFRAKGYDRYTLIEVGKTPADPAAGEEFLKYYKALWTELASR; this is encoded by the coding sequence ATGAAGCACGTGACGACGCATGGTCTCTCCCGCCGCAACGCCCTCAAGACCGCAGGCCTCGCCACGGTCGCCGCTCTCGGAGGAGGGCCGCACGTCCGCTCGGCCCGCGCGGAAACTCCTTCCGGCACTCCGCTGAAATTCGGCCTCGGCCTTGTGACCTACAACGTCGCCAAGGATTGGGACCTGCCGACAATTCTGAAGGTGTGCAAAGCATCCGGCGTGGCGGCCGTTGAACTGCGCACGACCCACAAACATGGTGTCGAACCGACTCTTTCGGCGGCCGAACGGAAGGATGTGAAGAAGCGGTTCGAAGATTCAGGCATCGTCTGCTGGGGCGCTGGATCGACCTGCGAGTTCCACGCGGCTGACGCGAGCGTCGTCAAACAGAACATCGAGACGTGCAAGCAGTTCGTCGACCTCGTGCACGACATCGGCGGCAAGGGAGTGAAGGTCCGGCCGAACGGACTTCGCAAGGACGTTCCCGCCGAGAAGACACTCGAGCAGATCGGCAAGGCGTTGATTGAATGCGGGAAGGCCGCCGAGGCGCAGGGCGTCGAGATCTGGATGGAAGTCCACGGCAATCCGACGCAGCAGCCCGCCCACTGCAAAACGATCATGGAGCAGTGCGGCCACAAGAGCGTCGGGCTGACCTGGAACTCGAACGGGCCGGACGTGAAGGACGGCTCAGTCAAAGAGTCGTTCGAGATGCTGTGGCCGTGGATCAAGTCCTGCCACATCAATGATCTCTATAAGGACGGCGCCGGCATCTATCCGTATCGTGAACTGTTCAGCCTGTTCCGCGCGAAGGGCTACGATCGCTACACGCTGATCGAAGTCGGCAAGACGCCGGCCGATCCCGCGGCCGGCGAAGAGTTCCTGAAATACTACAAGGCCCTGTGGACCGAACTGGCCAGCCGTTGA